From the genome of Paraburkholderia aromaticivorans, one region includes:
- a CDS encoding tetratricopeptide repeat protein produces MTDFSAEPAASRLADLRARAAAPDAAARDCFAFGEALLQHAGRDKAGQREALVALVRAYQLDPACEPTLLHTIAQTAFVLRDWALVDSATGLLLARHAEDANALIWRAAAVQQRDDFATAESLLREAVRVVPGNPVALHKLALCIKEQARFAEAEALLRQVLTLSPQNAHALFDLSELEIRGGRFADGWAHYESRVAFAGGELNNAQQALAAISAPWQGESLAGRTLVVYGEQGNGDCLWAVRFLPLLAERARREGGRVIFGHDGPLRHLFERMLPADLPLETSLETQPDFHCGLMSLPLRLGIVDATGWGAPYLTAEPARERAWRERVEAHTAGTRGNRKVGLVWNGNPDHIRDMRRSLPIGQFEPLLNVPGVSYFAVSPGRGETVALWRARGLDVVDLTHHFQSGFDDVAALLANLDLVVTIDSGPAHLAGALGVPTCLMIDHVSAWFWGDESPVTAWYDSIELVRQPRVGDWAPVVAKVRERIEAVGRS; encoded by the coding sequence ATGACTGATTTCAGCGCCGAGCCGGCAGCGAGCCGGCTCGCGGACCTGCGCGCGCGTGCCGCCGCGCCTGATGCCGCTGCTCGCGACTGCTTCGCTTTCGGCGAGGCGCTGCTGCAACACGCGGGCCGCGACAAGGCAGGTCAACGCGAGGCACTGGTTGCGCTGGTGCGCGCCTACCAGCTCGATCCCGCCTGCGAACCCACGCTTCTGCACACGATTGCGCAGACCGCCTTCGTGCTGCGCGACTGGGCGCTGGTCGACTCCGCCACCGGGCTGCTGCTCGCGCGCCATGCCGAAGACGCCAACGCGCTGATCTGGCGAGCGGCGGCAGTGCAGCAGCGCGACGACTTCGCCACCGCCGAGTCGCTGTTGCGCGAAGCCGTGCGCGTCGTGCCCGGCAATCCGGTGGCGCTTCACAAGCTGGCGCTGTGCATCAAGGAGCAGGCGCGGTTCGCGGAGGCGGAGGCGTTGCTGCGGCAAGTCCTGACGCTCTCGCCGCAGAACGCCCACGCGTTGTTCGACCTGTCGGAGCTCGAGATCCGCGGCGGGCGTTTTGCCGATGGCTGGGCACATTACGAGTCGCGCGTCGCGTTCGCCGGCGGTGAACTGAACAACGCGCAGCAGGCGCTCGCCGCGATCAGCGCGCCCTGGCAGGGTGAATCGCTGGCCGGCAGGACGTTGGTGGTCTATGGCGAGCAAGGCAATGGCGATTGCCTCTGGGCGGTACGCTTTCTGCCGTTGCTGGCCGAGCGCGCGCGGCGCGAAGGCGGCCGGGTGATTTTCGGTCACGACGGTCCGCTGCGGCATCTATTCGAACGGATGCTGCCCGCGGATTTGCCGCTCGAAACGAGTCTGGAGACGCAGCCTGATTTTCACTGCGGGCTGATGAGCTTGCCGCTGCGGCTCGGCATTGTCGACGCCACAGGATGGGGCGCGCCGTATCTGACGGCCGAGCCGGCGCGTGAGCGGGCATGGCGCGAGCGAGTCGAAGCGCATACGGCCGGCACGCGTGGCAATCGCAAGGTCGGTCTGGTGTGGAACGGCAATCCGGACCATATCCGCGATATGCGGCGTTCGCTGCCTATCGGGCAATTCGAGCCGCTTCTGAACGTACCGGGCGTGAGCTATTTTGCTGTGTCGCCGGGACGGGGAGAGACGGTCGCGCTGTGGCGCGCCAGGGGTCTCGACGTGGTCGATCTCACGCACCATTTTCAGTCCGGCTTCGACGACGTCGCGGCGTTGCTCGCGAATCTGGATCTGGTGGTCACGATCGATAGCGGGCCCGCGCATCTCGCAGGGGCGCTCGGCGTGCCGACCTGTCTGATGATCGATCACGTTTCCGCCTGGTTCTGGGGCGATGAATCGCCGGTAACGGCCTGGTACGATTCGATTGAGCTGGTTCGACAGCCGCGCGTCGGCGACTGGGCGCCGGTCGTGGCGAAAGTGCGGGAGCGGATCGAGGCGGTGGGGCGGAGTTGA
- a CDS encoding SDR family oxidoreductase: MGRSINLEGKVALITGASSGLGKRFAQVLSQAGAKVVLASRRTERLKELRAEIEASGGAAHVVSLDVTDYQSIKSAVAHAETEAGTIDILVNNSGVSTTQKLSEVTPADFEYVFDTNTRGAFFVAQEVAKRMIMRGNSAQKPSYRIINIASMAGLRVLPQIGLYAISKAAVVHMTKAMALEWGKHGINVNAICPGYIDTEINHHHWSTEQGQKLVSMLPRHRVGKPEDLDGLLLLLAADESQFINGSVIAADDGFGLS; the protein is encoded by the coding sequence ATGGGCCGTTCGATTAATCTGGAAGGCAAGGTTGCGCTGATCACCGGCGCCTCGAGCGGGTTGGGAAAACGCTTTGCTCAAGTGTTGTCGCAAGCGGGTGCCAAGGTCGTGCTGGCGAGCCGGCGAACCGAGCGGCTGAAGGAGTTGCGCGCCGAGATCGAGGCATCCGGCGGCGCGGCGCATGTCGTGTCGCTCGACGTGACCGATTATCAGAGCATCAAATCGGCTGTCGCGCATGCGGAAACCGAGGCCGGCACGATCGACATTCTGGTCAACAATTCGGGCGTGTCGACCACACAGAAGCTCTCCGAGGTCACGCCCGCCGACTTCGAATACGTGTTCGATACCAACACCCGCGGCGCGTTCTTCGTCGCCCAGGAAGTTGCCAAGCGCATGATCATGCGCGGTAACAGCGCGCAGAAACCGTCGTACCGGATCATCAATATCGCGTCGATGGCGGGCTTGCGCGTGCTGCCGCAGATCGGCCTGTACGCGATCAGCAAAGCGGCCGTCGTGCATATGACCAAAGCCATGGCGCTGGAGTGGGGTAAGCATGGCATCAACGTGAATGCAATCTGCCCGGGCTATATCGACACCGAGATCAACCATCACCACTGGTCGACCGAGCAAGGGCAGAAGCTCGTGTCGATGCTGCCGCGTCATCGCGTCGGCAAACCGGAGGACCTGGACGGGCTCCTGCTCCTGCTGGCGGCCGACGAATCGCAGTTCATCAACGGCTCGGTGATCGCCGCCGATGACGGATTCGGACTCTCCTGA
- a CDS encoding alpha/beta fold hydrolase, whose product MIFTVQAKPAYAYTGGKAFDASLPTAVFIHGAEHDHSVWALQTRYFAHHGFGVLAVDLPGHCRSSGPALTTVPAMADWLAALLDAAGVQRAFVAGHSMGSLIALDFAGRYPERTTQLALLATAMPMTVSDTLLDAALHREPEAIGMVNQWSHSTIAAKPSCPGPGFWLHGMNQRLMERVSARGEPHLFHTDFTACNSYADGLARAAQVRCAARLIVGRRDAMTPPRAARALAGALAQAGVHVDTVTLEAGHALMTEQPDATLDALFSFACGALHKVG is encoded by the coding sequence ATGATCTTCACCGTTCAAGCCAAGCCAGCCTACGCGTACACCGGCGGCAAAGCGTTCGACGCGAGTCTGCCCACCGCCGTTTTTATCCACGGCGCCGAGCATGACCACAGCGTATGGGCGCTGCAAACCCGCTACTTCGCGCACCACGGTTTCGGCGTGCTGGCCGTGGATCTGCCGGGCCACTGCCGCAGCAGCGGTCCGGCGCTGACCACGGTGCCGGCCATGGCCGACTGGCTGGCCGCGCTGCTCGACGCCGCGGGCGTGCAACGCGCGTTCGTAGCCGGCCACAGCATGGGCTCGCTGATCGCGCTCGACTTCGCCGGCCGCTATCCGGAGCGGACGACGCAACTCGCCCTGCTCGCCACGGCGATGCCGATGACCGTCTCCGACACCTTGCTCGACGCCGCCCTGCACCGCGAGCCCGAAGCGATCGGCATGGTCAACCAGTGGTCGCATTCGACCATCGCGGCCAAGCCCTCCTGCCCCGGCCCCGGCTTCTGGCTGCACGGTATGAATCAGCGGCTGATGGAACGCGTCTCGGCACGCGGCGAACCGCACCTGTTTCACACCGACTTCACCGCCTGCAATAGCTACGCGGACGGCCTCGCCCGCGCCGCGCAGGTGCGCTGCGCCGCACGCCTGATCGTGGGCCGGCGCGATGCGATGACGCCGCCGCGCGCAGCCAGGGCGCTCGCCGGCGCGCTGGCACAAGCGGGCGTGCACGTCGACACGGTCACGCTCGAAGCCGGCCACGCGTTGATGACCGAGCAACCGGACGCCACGCTCGACGCCCTTTTCAGTTTCGCTTGCGGAGCACTGCACAAGGTTGGATGA
- a CDS encoding O-acetylhomoserine aminocarboxypropyltransferase — protein MSANRFDTLALHAGAAPDPTTGARATPIYQTTSFSFRDSDHAAALFNMERAGHVYSRISNPTVAVFEERVAALENGAGAIGTASGQAALHLAIATLMGAGSHIVASSALYGGSHNLLHYTLRRFGIETTFVKPGDLAAWRAALRPNTRLLFGETLGNPGLDVLDVAAVAQIAHEHRVPLLVDSTFTTPYLLKPFEHGADFVYHSATKFLGGHGTTIGGVLVDGGTFDFEASGRFPEFTEPYDGFHGMVFTEESTVAPFLLRARREGLRDFGACLHPQAAWQLLQGIETLPLRMERHVANTRRVVEFLAAHAAVEAVAYPELPTHPDHALAKRLLPRGAGAVFSFNLRGDRAAGRSFIEALSLFSHLANVGDARSLVIHPASTTHFRMDAAALAAAGIAEGTIRLSIGLEDPDDLIDDLKRALKAAQKASGSSAPHGGASGTAAQPRPESA, from the coding sequence ATGTCCGCCAACCGTTTCGACACGCTTGCGCTGCACGCCGGCGCTGCTCCCGACCCGACCACCGGCGCGCGCGCCACGCCCATCTACCAGACTACCTCGTTTTCGTTCCGCGACTCCGACCACGCCGCGGCGCTCTTCAACATGGAGCGCGCGGGTCACGTCTACTCGCGCATCTCGAACCCGACCGTGGCGGTCTTCGAGGAGCGCGTGGCCGCGCTGGAAAACGGCGCGGGCGCGATCGGCACGGCCAGCGGCCAGGCGGCCCTGCATCTGGCCATTGCCACGCTGATGGGTGCGGGCTCGCATATCGTCGCCTCCAGCGCGCTGTACGGCGGCTCGCACAATCTGCTGCACTACACGTTGCGGCGCTTCGGCATCGAGACGACCTTCGTCAAACCGGGCGACCTCGCTGCGTGGCGCGCGGCGCTGCGCCCGAATACGCGCTTGCTGTTCGGCGAGACGCTCGGCAATCCGGGGCTCGACGTGCTGGATGTCGCCGCCGTGGCGCAGATCGCGCACGAGCACCGTGTGCCGCTGCTGGTCGACTCCACCTTCACCACGCCTTACCTGCTCAAACCGTTCGAGCACGGCGCGGACTTCGTTTATCACTCGGCCACCAAATTCCTCGGCGGCCATGGCACGACGATCGGCGGCGTGCTGGTGGATGGCGGCACGTTCGACTTCGAAGCCTCCGGGCGCTTCCCCGAATTCACCGAGCCTTACGACGGCTTTCACGGCATGGTGTTCACCGAGGAAAGCACCGTCGCACCGTTTCTCCTGCGAGCGCGCCGCGAGGGCCTGCGCGACTTCGGCGCATGCCTGCATCCGCAAGCGGCGTGGCAACTGCTGCAAGGCATCGAGACGCTGCCTTTGCGGATGGAACGGCACGTTGCCAACACGCGCCGGGTGGTCGAATTCCTCGCCGCTCACGCGGCGGTCGAAGCCGTCGCCTACCCGGAACTGCCGACGCACCCCGACCATGCGCTCGCAAAGCGCCTGCTGCCGCGCGGCGCCGGCGCGGTGTTCAGCTTCAATCTGCGCGGCGACCGCGCCGCCGGACGCAGCTTCATTGAAGCGCTGTCGTTGTTCTCGCATCTCGCGAACGTGGGCGACGCGCGCTCGCTGGTGATCCATCCCGCATCGACCACGCACTTTCGCATGGACGCCGCCGCGCTCGCCGCGGCCGGCATTGCTGAAGGCACGATCCGCCTCTCGATCGGCCTCGAAGATCCCGACGATCTGATCGACGACCTCAAGCGCGCGCTGAAGGCCGCACAGAAAGCGAGCGGTTCGAGCGCGCCGCACGGCGGCGCATCCGGCACCGCCGCTCAACCCCGCCCGGAGTCCGCATGA
- a CDS encoding MFS transporter has product MSDRPLPAARRAARQPEAHESQFRLLGQRRFAPFFWTQFLGAMNDNVFKIGFTSLVTYQAARFSGVDPKTAAFLISAIFILPFVLLSATSGQIADKYDKAMLTRFVKSFEIAVMLIGGAGFWLHSAPLLYLCTFLMGVHSTVFGPVKYSYLPQHLSTSELVGGNGMVEMGTFVAILLGTIVGGVGAGFVAHGAVVLACACVAIALVGRVVSSFVPLTPAPQADLRINWNPVSETWRNLKLARENRTVFLSLLGISWLWFVGAIFLSSFFSFAKNVLSADPDVVTVLLGTFSVGIGLGSLMCEKLSKRRIEIGLVPLGSIGMSVFAIDLFFASHALPPAGHLLSVGEFIVRPAHWRVLADLFLLAMFGGFYSVPLYALIQSRSQPSHRARIIAANNILNSLFMIASSLMAMALTAAGFGIPAIFLVTALLNIVVATYIYSLVPEFLLRFIAWVLVHTFYRIRLVHAERIPEEGAAVLVCNHVSFVDAIVIMAESPRPIRFVMDHHIFRTPFAGWVFRHVKAIPIAPAHQDAQLLTRAYERCAQALAEGDLVCIFPEGKLTRTGEMNPFRHGVTEIIRRTPAPVIPMALRGLWGSVFSRADDARWPRPIQKGVMSRLTLAVGEPLDPAQATPEKLQQIVTELRGARK; this is encoded by the coding sequence ATGAGCGATCGTCCGTTACCTGCTGCCCGCCGCGCCGCCCGTCAACCCGAGGCGCACGAATCCCAGTTCCGCCTGCTCGGCCAGCGTCGTTTCGCGCCATTTTTCTGGACCCAGTTCCTGGGCGCGATGAACGACAACGTCTTCAAGATCGGCTTCACGTCGCTCGTCACGTATCAGGCGGCGCGCTTTTCCGGCGTCGATCCGAAAACGGCCGCGTTTCTGATTTCGGCCATCTTCATTCTGCCGTTCGTGCTGTTGTCGGCCACCTCCGGGCAGATTGCCGACAAGTACGACAAGGCAATGCTCACGCGTTTCGTCAAGAGCTTCGAAATCGCCGTGATGCTGATCGGCGGCGCGGGTTTCTGGCTGCATAGCGCGCCGCTTCTGTATTTGTGCACCTTTCTGATGGGCGTTCATTCGACCGTCTTCGGGCCGGTCAAATACTCGTACCTGCCGCAGCATCTGTCCACGTCCGAATTGGTGGGTGGCAACGGCATGGTCGAAATGGGGACCTTCGTGGCGATCCTGCTCGGCACGATCGTCGGCGGCGTGGGCGCGGGTTTCGTCGCACACGGCGCGGTGGTGCTGGCTTGCGCGTGCGTGGCGATCGCGCTGGTGGGGCGTGTGGTGTCCAGCTTCGTGCCGCTCACGCCGGCGCCACAGGCGGATCTGCGCATCAACTGGAATCCGGTCAGCGAGACGTGGCGCAACCTGAAGCTGGCGCGCGAAAACCGGACCGTGTTCCTGAGTCTGCTGGGAATATCCTGGCTGTGGTTCGTCGGCGCGATTTTTCTGTCGTCGTTTTTCAGCTTTGCGAAAAACGTGCTGTCCGCCGATCCGGATGTCGTGACAGTGCTGCTCGGCACCTTCTCGGTCGGCATCGGCCTCGGTTCGCTGATGTGCGAAAAGCTCTCGAAGCGGCGTATAGAAATCGGCCTCGTGCCGCTCGGCTCGATCGGCATGAGCGTGTTCGCGATCGATCTGTTTTTCGCGAGCCATGCGCTGCCGCCCGCGGGCCATCTGCTGAGCGTCGGCGAATTCATCGTGCGGCCCGCCCACTGGCGCGTGCTGGCTGATCTTTTCCTGCTCGCCATGTTCGGCGGCTTCTACAGCGTGCCGTTGTATGCGCTGATCCAGAGCCGCAGCCAGCCGAGCCACCGGGCGCGGATCATCGCGGCGAACAACATCCTGAACTCGTTGTTCATGATCGCTTCGTCGCTGATGGCCATGGCACTGACCGCGGCAGGCTTCGGCATTCCGGCGATCTTCCTCGTCACCGCGCTGCTGAACATCGTGGTGGCGACCTACATCTACTCGCTCGTGCCCGAGTTTCTGCTGCGCTTTATCGCGTGGGTGCTGGTGCACACGTTCTACCGGATTCGCCTAGTGCATGCCGAGCGGATTCCGGAAGAGGGCGCGGCCGTGCTCGTGTGCAACCACGTGAGTTTTGTCGACGCGATCGTCATCATGGCCGAGAGTCCGCGCCCGATCCGTTTCGTGATGGACCATCACATTTTCAGGACACCGTTCGCCGGCTGGGTGTTCCGTCACGTAAAAGCCATTCCGATCGCACCGGCGCACCAGGACGCGCAGTTGCTGACGCGCGCCTACGAACGCTGCGCGCAGGCGCTTGCCGAGGGCGATCTGGTCTGCATCTTTCCGGAAGGCAAGCTCACCAGGACCGGCGAGATGAATCCGTTCCGCCATGGCGTGACCGAGATCATCCGGCGCACGCCGGCCCCGGTCATTCCGATGGCGCTGCGCGGGCTGTGGGGCAGCGTGTTTTCGCGAGCCGACGACGCGCGCTGGCCGCGGCCGATCCAGAAGGGCGTCATGAGCCGCCTGACGCTGGCGGTGGGTGAGCCGCTCGATCCGGCGCAGGCGACGCCGGAGAAACTGCAGCAGATCGTCACGGAACTGCGCGGGGCGCGCAAGTAG
- a CDS encoding CBS domain-containing protein: MRVSDILKVKGNTLFTVTPDTTLHDAVNTMAEHDIGSLVVMEYGDLVGMLTFREIILTLSKNGGSVGTSTIRKVMDDHPLTCTPETDVNEVRRMMLEHHVRYLPVLESRTLMGVISFYDVAKAVVEEQGFENRMLKAYIRDWPEEQQEQQPAR, from the coding sequence ATGCGAGTCAGCGACATCCTCAAAGTCAAAGGCAACACCCTTTTCACGGTTACGCCGGATACCACGCTGCACGACGCAGTCAATACCATGGCCGAGCACGACATCGGTTCGCTGGTGGTGATGGAATACGGCGATCTGGTCGGCATGCTGACCTTCCGCGAAATCATTCTGACGCTGAGCAAGAACGGCGGCAGCGTCGGCACCTCCACGATCCGCAAGGTCATGGACGACCATCCGCTCACCTGCACGCCTGAAACAGACGTGAACGAAGTCCGCCGCATGATGCTCGAGCACCACGTGCGCTATCTGCCGGTGCTGGAAAGCCGCACGCTGATGGGCGTGATCTCGTTTTACGACGTCGCCAAGGCGGTGGTCGAGGAGCAGGGTTTCGAAAACCGCATGCTCAAGGCCTATATCCGCGACTGGCCGGAAGAGCAGCAGGAACAGCAGCCGGCGCGTTAA
- the aroC gene encoding chorismate synthase, translating to MSGNTLGTLFTVTTFGESHGPAIGCVIDGCPPGLALNEADIQLELDRRKPGTSRHVTQRQEEDKVEILSGVFEGQTTGAPIALLIRNTDQRSKDYGNIADTFRPGHADYTYWQKYGIRDYRGGGRSSARLTAPTVAAGAVAKKWLREKFGTEIRGYMAALGEIDVPFVDWAHVRENPFFVPNEQIVPQLEAYMDALRKDGDSIGARINVVASGVPVGLGEPLFDRLDADIAHAMMGINAVKGVEIGAGFASVAQRGSVHGDELTPEGFVGNHAGGVLGGISTGQDITVSIAIKPTSSIRTPRRSIDKAGQPVIVETFGRHDPCVGIRATPIAESMLALVLIDHALRHRAQCGDVSVSTPRIAASAP from the coding sequence ATGTCCGGCAACACGCTCGGTACGCTTTTCACTGTCACGACCTTCGGCGAATCGCACGGTCCCGCTATCGGCTGCGTGATCGACGGCTGCCCGCCGGGCCTGGCGCTCAACGAAGCCGACATCCAGCTGGAACTCGACCGCCGCAAGCCCGGCACGTCGCGGCACGTCACGCAGCGCCAGGAAGAAGACAAGGTCGAGATCCTGTCCGGCGTGTTCGAAGGCCAGACTACCGGCGCGCCGATCGCCCTGTTGATCCGCAACACGGACCAGCGCAGCAAGGACTACGGCAACATCGCCGACACCTTCCGTCCGGGCCACGCCGACTATACCTACTGGCAAAAGTACGGCATTCGCGACTATCGCGGCGGCGGCCGTTCGTCGGCGCGTCTGACGGCGCCGACGGTGGCCGCGGGCGCGGTCGCCAAAAAGTGGCTGCGCGAGAAGTTCGGCACCGAGATTCGCGGCTATATGGCCGCGCTCGGTGAGATCGACGTGCCGTTCGTCGACTGGGCGCACGTGCGTGAGAATCCGTTCTTCGTGCCCAACGAGCAGATCGTGCCGCAACTGGAAGCGTATATGGACGCGCTGCGCAAGGACGGCGACTCGATCGGCGCGCGCATCAATGTCGTGGCGTCCGGCGTGCCGGTCGGTCTCGGCGAGCCGCTGTTCGACCGCCTCGACGCGGATATCGCGCACGCCATGATGGGCATCAATGCGGTGAAGGGCGTCGAGATCGGCGCGGGCTTTGCGAGCGTCGCGCAACGCGGCTCGGTGCACGGCGACGAATTGACGCCGGAGGGCTTCGTCGGCAATCACGCGGGCGGCGTGCTCGGCGGCATTTCGACCGGGCAGGACATCACGGTGTCGATTGCGATCAAGCCGACTTCGAGCATTCGCACGCCGCGCCGCTCGATCGACAAGGCGGGGCAGCCGGTTATCGTCGAAACGTTCGGGCGGCACGACCCGTGCGTCGGCATTCGCGCCACGCCGATCGCTGAATCGATGCTCGCGCTGGTGTTGATCGACCATGCGCTGCGCCATCGCGCGCAATGTGGCGACGTGTCCGTCAGCACGCCCAGGATCGCGGCGAGCGCGCCTTAA
- a CDS encoding electron transfer flavoprotein-ubiquinone oxidoreductase — protein sequence MTPASLIEQYGPRESMEYDVVIVGGGPAGLSAAIRLKQLAAEKGAEIGVCVLEKGSEIGAHILSGAVMDPRAMTELIPDWKEKGAPLTVDVTEDKFLFLTETGSKSVPVWALPDNFRNHGNYVISLANVTRWLGQQAEALGVEIFPGFPAAEILYNDDGSVKGVATGNLGIGKDGQPTENFQLGMELHAKYTLFCEGARGHLGRQLNERFKLREGVDPQVYGIGIKELWEIDPSKHQPGLVMHTAGWPLENDTYGGSFLYHMDNNQVVVGFVVGLGYTNPYLSPFEEFQRYKTHPAIRAILEGGKRVSYGARAITAGGLMSLPKLVFPGGALVGDDAGFLNASRIKGSHAAIKTGMLAAEAAFEAVQAGRTSDELTAYPESFKTSWLHTELHRARNFKQWMSKGLYLGTLMVGIEQKLLGGNVPWTLHHQHSDHEMLKPASQCKPIVYPKPDGKLTFDRLSSVFISNTNHEENQPAHLTLKDPSVPVNVNWQTYAGPESRYCPAAVYEFVKNDDGSERLVINAQNCVHCKTCDIKDPTQNIVWVTPEGGGGPNYPNM from the coding sequence ATGACCCCCGCAAGTCTCATTGAGCAGTACGGCCCGCGCGAGTCGATGGAATACGACGTCGTGATCGTCGGCGGCGGCCCGGCTGGGCTGTCCGCGGCGATTCGCCTGAAGCAGCTGGCGGCTGAAAAAGGCGCTGAAATTGGCGTGTGCGTACTGGAAAAAGGCTCGGAGATCGGGGCACATATCCTCTCGGGCGCGGTGATGGATCCGCGCGCCATGACCGAGCTGATTCCGGACTGGAAGGAAAAAGGCGCACCGCTGACCGTGGATGTGACCGAAGACAAATTCCTGTTCCTCACCGAAACGGGTTCGAAGAGCGTGCCGGTCTGGGCGCTGCCGGATAACTTCAGGAATCACGGCAATTACGTGATCAGTCTCGCGAACGTGACGCGCTGGCTGGGTCAGCAGGCGGAAGCACTGGGCGTCGAGATCTTCCCGGGTTTCCCGGCTGCCGAGATTCTCTATAACGACGACGGTTCGGTCAAAGGCGTCGCGACCGGCAATCTCGGCATCGGCAAGGATGGCCAGCCGACCGAGAACTTCCAGCTCGGCATGGAACTGCACGCGAAATACACGCTCTTCTGCGAAGGCGCGCGTGGGCACCTGGGCCGTCAACTGAACGAGCGGTTCAAGCTGCGCGAAGGCGTCGATCCGCAGGTCTACGGTATCGGCATCAAGGAACTGTGGGAAATCGATCCGTCGAAGCACCAGCCCGGTCTGGTGATGCACACCGCCGGCTGGCCGCTGGAGAACGACACCTACGGCGGCTCGTTCCTGTATCACATGGATAACAACCAGGTGGTGGTGGGCTTCGTGGTCGGGCTCGGCTATACCAATCCGTATCTGTCGCCGTTCGAGGAATTCCAGCGCTACAAGACGCATCCGGCGATCCGCGCGATTCTGGAAGGCGGCAAACGCGTGTCGTACGGCGCGCGGGCGATCACGGCGGGTGGCCTGATGTCGCTGCCGAAGCTGGTGTTCCCGGGCGGCGCACTGGTCGGCGACGATGCGGGCTTCCTGAACGCGTCGCGGATCAAGGGCTCGCATGCGGCGATCAAGACCGGCATGCTGGCCGCCGAAGCGGCATTTGAAGCCGTGCAGGCAGGCCGCACCAGCGATGAGCTCACCGCCTATCCGGAGAGCTTCAAGACCTCGTGGCTGCACACCGAACTGCATCGCGCGCGCAACTTCAAGCAGTGGATGAGCAAGGGCCTGTACCTCGGCACGCTGATGGTCGGCATCGAGCAGAAGCTGCTGGGCGGCAACGTGCCGTGGACGCTGCATCACCAGCATTCGGATCACGAGATGCTCAAGCCCGCGTCGCAATGCAAGCCGATCGTGTATCCGAAGCCGGATGGCAAGCTGACGTTCGACCGGCTCTCCTCGGTGTTCATCTCGAACACGAACCATGAAGAGAACCAGCCCGCTCACCTGACGCTGAAAGACCCTTCCGTGCCCGTGAACGTGAACTGGCAGACCTACGCGGGTCCTGAGTCGCGTTACTGCCCGGCAGCGGTGTATGAGTTCGTGAAGAACGACGACGGCAGCGAACGCCTCGTGATCAACGCGCAGAACTGCGTGCACTGCAAAACCTGCGATATCAAGGACCCGACGCAGAACATCGTGTGGGTCACGCCCGAAGGCGGCGGCGGTCCGAACTATCCGAACATGTGA
- a CDS encoding LuxR C-terminal-related transcriptional regulator: MPALDYQTAFHLAPIGLVLSRERTIEDCNDELASIFGCTRESLLGQSFQVLYPSADEFERIGARIPPIMTAQGSYADDRIMKRANGELFWCHVTGRAQERADAHAAGVWTFEDLSATRRVAVELTPREREIAAQLVTGKTSKQIGRVLDISPRTVDVYRARLMRKYDTGNATELLQRLLGN, encoded by the coding sequence ATGCCCGCACTGGATTACCAAACCGCGTTCCACCTCGCTCCGATCGGACTCGTGCTGTCGCGCGAGCGGACTATCGAAGACTGCAATGACGAGCTCGCGTCGATCTTCGGCTGCACGCGCGAGTCGCTGCTCGGCCAGTCGTTCCAGGTGCTGTACCCGTCCGCGGACGAATTCGAGCGCATCGGCGCGCGCATTCCGCCCATCATGACCGCGCAAGGCAGCTACGCGGACGACCGCATCATGAAGCGGGCCAACGGCGAATTGTTCTGGTGCCACGTGACGGGCCGCGCGCAGGAACGCGCCGATGCGCACGCCGCGGGCGTCTGGACTTTCGAGGATTTGAGCGCGACGCGGCGCGTGGCGGTCGAACTGACGCCGCGCGAACGCGAAATCGCCGCGCAACTGGTGACGGGGAAAACCAGTAAGCAGATCGGCCGCGTGCTGGATATCAGCCCGCGCACGGTGGATGTCTACCGGGCGCGGCTGATGCGCAAATACGATACGGGTAATGCGACGGAGTTATTGCAGCGCCTGCTTGGGAACTGA
- a CDS encoding acyl-CoA thioesterase: MSDFHAVFEMSMPIRWGDMDAFGHVNNTVYFRYMEQVRISWFEQLGLAGSNADGHGPVIVNASMEFLKQLHYPGDVIGRMTVATPGRSSFDTGFELVRADDPDTVYARGAARCVWIDYAAGKSVPVPDLLRATIERAALVKAA; the protein is encoded by the coding sequence ATGAGCGATTTTCACGCTGTTTTTGAGATGTCGATGCCGATCCGCTGGGGCGACATGGACGCCTTCGGCCATGTGAACAACACGGTCTATTTTCGTTACATGGAGCAGGTGCGGATTTCCTGGTTCGAGCAGTTGGGTCTGGCCGGCAGCAACGCCGACGGACACGGGCCGGTGATCGTCAATGCATCGATGGAGTTTCTCAAGCAACTGCACTATCCCGGCGACGTGATCGGCCGGATGACAGTGGCCACGCCCGGCCGCAGCAGCTTCGACACGGGGTTCGAACTGGTGCGTGCGGACGACCCTGACACCGTGTATGCGCGCGGCGCCGCGCGCTGCGTCTGGATCGATTACGCGGCCGGCAAGTCGGTACCGGTGCCGGATCTGCTGCGTGCGACCATCGAGCGCGCCGCCTTGGTCAAAGCGGCCTGA